The Megalops cyprinoides isolate fMegCyp1 chromosome 19, fMegCyp1.pri, whole genome shotgun sequence genome has a window encoding:
- the LOC118794674 gene encoding cilia- and flagella-associated protein 52-like — MAEDTEEIPLLELEAVIGFNGRIISGLAVHPDEEHLIYPLGSTLILRNIQTSTQSFLQGHTSKVSCVAVSRSGRYVASGQETFLGFKADVIIWDHASKEIYGKLQLHKAKVEDLAFSPNDKYLVTLGGQDDGSIVVWSVEKREAVCGSPAVAHCGLLCLRARFSNLSDNIVLSAGNGTIRVWDLDMNSRKIRPTECQIGQLRRIVICIEVSEDDSFFYCGTTSGDILKINLSTRLLNCYGPLKQKFSKGVNDLKMLKTGEILVGSGDGLISLCKESNFKALMTLQLEGGVTSLALQGNQLFAGTDAAQIYRINNDFKEELISTSHSNPVNCVAFPFGTSELFATSSKNDIRVWHTVTSKELLRITVPNLTCNVVAFMADGRCIISAWCDGQIRGFTPETGKLMFIIDNVHNLGVTAMAAAKDCRTIVSGGGEGQVRVWEVVPGSHRLLEAMKEHKAAVNLITMKSDDKECVSASADGACIIWDLVSFARKQMVLGNTMFRCVCYHPEGFHIITSGTDRKIAYWEVLDGAPVRELEGSLLGSINGMDISADGEYIVTGGDEKLVKVWGYTSGEVTHAGVGHSGNISSVRICPSSRFVVTTSADGAVLRWRFPHLPRPDSE, encoded by the exons ATGGCTGAAGACACAGAAGAAATTCCACTACTTGAACTTGAAGCAGTCATTGGGTTTAATG GGCGTATCATTTCCGGTCTGGCAGTACACCCTGATGAAGAGCACTTAATTTATCCCCTGGGGTCCACGCTTATTCTGAGGAACATCCAAACGAGCACTCAGTCGTTCTTGCAAGGGCACACCAGCAAGGTCTCCTGTGTTGCTGTCTCCAGAAGTGGACGATATGTTGCTTCCGGACAGGAGACCTTCCTTGGCTTCAAG GCCGATGTCATAATCTGGGATCATGCCAGCAAGGAGATTTACGGCAAGCTGCAGCTCCACAAAGCCAAGGTGGAGGACCTGGCCTTCTCCCCCAATGACAAGTATCTGGTGACCCTGGGGGGCCAGGATGATGGCAG CATTGTCGTGTGGAGCGTAGAGAAGCGAGAAGCTGTGTGCGGGAGTCCAGCCGTCGCACACTGTGGCCTCCTGTGCCTCAGAGCGCGGTTTTCCAACCTGAGTGACAACATCGTTTTGTCTGCAGGGAA TGGCACAATCCGCGTCTGGGACCTTGATATGAACAGCAGAAAGATCCGCCCCACAGAGTGCCAGATAGGACAGCTCAGGAGGATAGTGATATGCATTGAG GTCTCGGAAGACGACAGCTTCTTCTACTGCGGCACCACAAGCGGAGATATCCTGAAAATCAACCTCAGCACCAGGCTGCTCAACTGCTATGGGCCCTTGAAGCAGAAGTTCAGCAAG GGGGTGAATGATCTGAAGATGCTGAAAACAGGGGAGATTCTGGTGGGCTCTGGAGATGGACTGATCTCCCTGTGTAAAGAGTCCAACTTCAAAGCGCTTAT GACGTTGCAGCTGGAGGGAGGTGTTACGTCCCTCGCTCTGCAAGGAAACCAGCTGTTTGCGGGGACGGACGCGGCACAGATCTACCGCATCAACAATGACTTCAAAGAGGAGCTCATCTCCACGAGCCACAGCAACCCTGTGAACTGCGTGGCCTTCCCCTT TGGCACCTCTGAACTCTTCGCTACCTCCTCCAAGAATGACATCAGAGTGTGGCACACAGTCACCTCCAAGGAGCTGCTGCGCATCACTGTGCCCAATCTGACGTGCAATGTGGTGGCCTTCATGGCCGATGGCCGCTGCATCATCAGCG CCTGGTGTGACGGGCAGATCCGAGGCTTTACTCCTGAGACTGGCAAACTGATGTTCATCATTGACAATGTCCACAATTTGGGTGTGACCGCCATGGCTGCCGCCAAAGACTGCAGGACGATCGTCagtgggggtggagaggggcaG GTGCGGGTGTGGGAGGTGGTGCCGGGCTCCCACCGCCTCCTGGAGGCCATGAAGGAGCACAAGGCCGCCGTCAATCTCATCACGATGAAGAGCGACGACAAGGAGTGCGTTTCAGCCAGCGCGGACGGGGCCTGCATCATCTGGGACCTGGT TTCATTTGCGAGGAAGCAGATGGTCTTGGGCAACACTATGTTCAGATGTGTCTGCTACCACCCCGAGGGCTTCCATATCATCACCAGCGGAACGGACAGGAAG ATCGCCTACTGGGAAGTGTTGGACGGAGCACCTGTGAGGGAACTGGAGGGCTCTCTATTGGGATCCATCAATGGCATGGACATCTCAGCTGACGGAGAGTACATAGTCACAG GCGGGGACGAGAAGCTGGTGAAAGTGTGGGGCTACACCTCGGGCGAGGTGACGCACGCAGGCGTCGGCCACAGCGGGAACATCTCCAGTGTCCGGATCTGCCCCAGCAGCCGGTTCGTTGTGACCACCAGTGCGGACGGAGCCGTGCTCAGGTGGAGGTTCCCACACCTGCCGCGGCCTGACAGCGAGTGA